In Microbacterium foliorum, the following proteins share a genomic window:
- a CDS encoding AI-2E family transporter, which yields MSREEHEPSSSASAAASDPSPASEREAPMTDASADASATANSPASAATAVATTAPHDATTSPSPRAGVVEPMTPSRSFWTRIDRPFVFGFLVTLGALAAIVLGLAVANLSTVLIYIALALFAALGLDPTVRFLERRGLSRAISVVVAILGLVVVAGLVVWTVLPVVIEQVASFIQSVPGMIREFTRSDIYATLETQFGDQFESLVADVQKFLTDPGNIATIGGGALQVGASIANAISGIIVVLVLTLYFVATLPSIKAGMLRLAPARDRARAGDITEQITDSVGAYVMGMVVLAFCNAVLTFLLYLFLGLPFPPLMATVAFCITLIPLVGSVIFWIIGSGLALFSDPLAALVFALIYVVYMQIEAYVITPRVMNRAVAVPGALVVIGALAGGTLLGLLGALVAVPVAASILIIIKQVLVPRQDARV from the coding sequence ATGAGCCGAGAAGAGCACGAACCGTCGTCGAGCGCGTCCGCCGCCGCATCCGACCCGTCCCCGGCGTCCGAACGCGAGGCCCCGATGACCGATGCATCCGCCGACGCCTCCGCGACCGCGAACTCCCCTGCATCAGCGGCCACCGCGGTCGCGACGACCGCCCCGCACGACGCGACGACATCGCCCAGCCCTCGCGCTGGCGTCGTCGAGCCGATGACGCCGAGCAGGTCGTTCTGGACGCGCATCGACCGCCCCTTCGTGTTCGGGTTCCTCGTGACGCTCGGCGCCCTCGCCGCCATCGTGCTCGGCCTGGCCGTCGCGAACCTGTCGACGGTGCTCATCTACATCGCGCTCGCCCTCTTCGCCGCCCTCGGACTCGACCCCACCGTGCGTTTCCTCGAACGACGAGGTCTCTCGCGCGCCATCTCCGTGGTCGTCGCGATCCTCGGACTCGTCGTCGTGGCAGGTCTCGTGGTGTGGACGGTGCTGCCCGTCGTGATCGAACAGGTCGCGAGCTTCATCCAGTCCGTGCCGGGGATGATCCGCGAGTTCACCCGCAGCGACATCTACGCGACCCTTGAGACCCAGTTCGGCGACCAGTTCGAGTCCCTGGTCGCCGATGTGCAGAAGTTCCTCACCGACCCGGGCAACATCGCCACGATCGGAGGAGGCGCGCTGCAGGTCGGCGCCTCGATCGCCAACGCCATCTCGGGAATCATCGTGGTTCTGGTGCTCACGCTCTACTTCGTCGCGACACTGCCCTCGATCAAGGCCGGGATGCTGCGCCTCGCCCCCGCTCGCGATCGCGCTCGCGCCGGCGACATCACCGAGCAGATCACCGACTCGGTCGGCGCCTACGTCATGGGGATGGTCGTGCTCGCTTTCTGCAATGCCGTACTCACGTTCCTGCTGTATCTCTTCCTCGGTCTGCCGTTCCCGCCGCTGATGGCGACCGTCGCATTCTGCATCACTCTGATCCCGCTGGTCGGATCGGTGATCTTCTGGATCATCGGCAGTGGTCTCGCGCTCTTCAGCGACCCCCTCGCGGCACTGGTGTTCGCCCTCATCTATGTGGTCTACATGCAGATCGAGGCCTACGTGATCACACCGCGCGTGATGAACCGTGCCGTCGCAGTGCCCGGAGCGCTCGTAGTGATCGGCGCACTCGCCGGCGGCACGCTGCTCGGCCTGCTCGGTGCACTCGTCGCAGTGCCGGTCGCGGCATCCATCCTCATCATCATCAAACAGGTCTTGGTGCCGCGGCAGGATGCCCGGGTCTAG
- a CDS encoding chorismate mutase, which produces MTAAEDPRAELLRLRSSIDNIDAALIFMLAERFRATQQVGQLKAEHEMPASDPGREEQQVARLKALAEDAHLDPEFAEKWFNFVVAEVIRHHTEAAEGR; this is translated from the coding sequence ATGACCGCCGCCGAAGACCCCCGGGCTGAACTCCTCCGACTGCGCTCGAGCATCGACAACATCGATGCGGCACTCATCTTCATGCTCGCCGAGCGCTTCCGCGCCACGCAGCAGGTCGGGCAGCTCAAAGCCGAGCACGAGATGCCGGCATCCGATCCGGGACGCGAGGAGCAGCAGGTCGCACGCCTCAAGGCGCTGGCCGAGGACGCGCACCTCGACCCGGAGTTCGCCGAGAAGTGGTTCAACTTCGTGGTGGCTGAAGTCATCCGCCATCACACCGAAGCCGCCGAGGGGCGATGA
- a CDS encoding ROK family protein, producing the protein MLNGDDALDTQASVRRANLRRALQLVFRNPGSETRAGIARATGLTAATASSLVAELIDLQLIVDGEQAASTGGKRATTLSIAAEHHVILVLVIRPTDARIALVALDGTEVETRRVAFSDASRDQMLDDAVADIAAEYSGRLLVAGVQLPGTTDGRRVFESVQLGWTDVPLADRFEAVLGIPVLLVNDVDAEAIAEAAREGESSGYRLFVHIGTGIGAAVTLDGELAPGPRDRAGEIGHVQVEFGDDARTCRCGRRGCLESASSMTAMLGDDFDDAMDDETIAALAASADDEHLAEAARALARTIKLIAAVLDAAEVVIGGPARALGERFLPLVQEEVDYTATGTANVPVRYADSDASISTGVAQVALSSALGVRWSPAQLRAASALRD; encoded by the coding sequence ATGCTGAACGGCGACGACGCACTCGACACGCAGGCGTCGGTTCGCCGCGCGAACCTGCGTCGGGCGCTGCAGCTGGTGTTCCGCAACCCGGGCTCTGAGACGAGGGCGGGGATCGCCCGCGCCACCGGTCTCACGGCAGCGACCGCCTCATCTCTCGTCGCGGAGCTCATCGACCTGCAGCTGATCGTCGACGGCGAGCAGGCTGCGAGCACCGGCGGCAAGCGGGCGACGACTCTGAGCATCGCGGCCGAACATCACGTCATCCTCGTGCTCGTGATCCGACCGACCGATGCGCGCATCGCGCTCGTCGCGCTCGATGGCACCGAGGTCGAGACGCGCAGGGTCGCGTTCTCCGACGCGTCACGGGATCAGATGCTCGACGACGCCGTGGCCGACATCGCGGCCGAGTACTCCGGTCGACTGCTCGTCGCCGGAGTGCAGCTGCCGGGCACGACCGACGGACGCCGGGTGTTCGAGAGCGTGCAGCTCGGCTGGACGGATGTTCCGCTCGCCGATCGTTTCGAAGCAGTGCTCGGGATTCCCGTGCTGCTCGTCAACGACGTGGATGCCGAGGCGATCGCCGAGGCGGCAAGAGAAGGCGAGTCCTCGGGGTACCGGCTGTTCGTCCACATCGGCACCGGCATCGGCGCGGCGGTGACTCTCGATGGCGAGCTGGCTCCGGGGCCTCGCGATCGCGCGGGCGAGATCGGTCACGTCCAGGTGGAGTTCGGCGATGACGCGCGCACGTGCCGTTGCGGCCGGCGGGGCTGCCTGGAGTCGGCCTCGTCGATGACGGCCATGCTCGGCGACGACTTCGATGACGCCATGGACGACGAGACGATCGCCGCGCTCGCCGCGTCTGCCGACGACGAGCATCTGGCTGAAGCAGCCCGGGCTCTCGCCCGCACCATCAAACTCATCGCTGCAGTGCTCGACGCGGCCGAGGTCGTGATCGGCGGGCCCGCACGGGCGCTGGGCGAGCGGTTCCTGCCACTCGTGCAGGAAGAGGTCGACTACACCGCGACCGGCACCGCGAACGTGCCGGTGCGATACGCCGACTCGGATGCATCGATCTCGACGGGCGTCGCCCAGGTGGCGCTCTCGAGCGCGTTGGGCGTGCGCTGGAGTCCGGCGCAGCTGCGCGCGGCATCCGCTCTTCGCGACTGA